The genomic stretch tgaggacgataaatcccggatcaatatttccaaatcttgtttgttgcttgccctatactgcattcaacaatcaTCAAAACAGAGCTTTTTCCAATGATCAATTACTTCATCCATGCGTATCGGGGAATTCAACTTCAActttttagaaagtatacaagcacatggaagcccgTAGGCTTTTCTAATTGTGCATCCACATTTTGAACTATACGGACCCGTTATCTCTGCCCGCTTCgcttcataaaaaataaaattcaatcccgCACGAGATACGTTGTAATTCAATTGTGAGTATAGGGTTTTTCCCTTAAACCGATGTTCTggaaccgtcttgctccgaccaaatgttgtttgaatttcattatgttgattttggagcatttggttcacggtgtctcaTCCCCTACACAAAtcccccttgctatcacccaatcATTTCTTCAacgccgcatgtgcggattcaacccGGTTAGTTGTAAtacaaccaagatgtctaacttggtccgtccaagcacaaacaactttttcttttactttttcaagGATAGTAttttcgacgtaatgacaaaaagtgttCAATCCGACACACAATGTCCGGAATTGTACCACTTTCTCGGTATACAATTCTTCGGAAtgtgcatctaaaatctccctccatgcgACCATTATCTTGTCCACCACAACACCGACTTTGATGATGTTTCTGTTGTcatcctttctttctttcttgcCAACCACGAGTTTGAGCTTAGTTCTCACATTGCatgttatgtgataccgacaatGTAATGTGGTTGATGTCGCGAAGACGGTACCGACCGCATTCATAAGAGCATTATCTCGGTCGGTAACGATGACACTAGACATAttcttttgatcaaccaacaaagtcTTATATATTCctaaagcccatgtaaagttgtcttctttctCACTTTCCAAAAAAGCAAATCCAGCCGAATATATCTTGTCCGTGGAGGTCACACTAACAATTTCTAGAAGCAGAAGCatgtacttgttggtcttgtacgtcgaattaATTATAAGAaaggttggaaatgtgttgagaaacttgatactttcgggatgagttcAAAAtatgtcacgcaccgtaactttgtcctcacaAGTTCTGAAGCTTGAAACGTATTGGTTATCACCCAAAAGTTTCAAAaggtgttgcatttccgacctcgGTCCCATTTTCATGACTTTAAGATTGTACCGTTCATTGTATACTTgattgatatttgaaacactatctggttttttcgcttcaaatcgcaagtatgtttctcggcgcAACTTTGATTGTCGGTAATTCAGAAATAACATCCTTCTCTTCGCGAGACAACCGACACGCACTTGGATGCCCGTGTAGATTAGTTTCCAATGCATGATTATGAACTCTACATATGACACTAAAATGACACAATCCATCAATCCTACAAGTTACGCGCAGCTTAAACGGGCAtgcacactttctcgatcccatgtcatcgtgttttaacacccggtttgtTCGTACATGCTTCTCACCCCTCTCGCAATTCAACACAACAAATGATTTCCTTCTACTACTTCCATTGTCGAACCTTAATATCACAAtgtcaaatccaagtttactagcttcattTCGGACCCAATCTAGCACATGTTCACGACAAGCGAAAGtcatatcatttgtaaattgtggtCGAATATCCACTGCAACGGTAATGGTTTTAACATCGTTAACCGGCTCGTTAGGCTTAGCATCTACGTTGACCCCTTCCGGGACTACTAACTCATCCccgacaatgttgtccggatgcaccatgcctaacatatgcaaaatacTTTAATGTTGttaaaacatttttttcaaattcCGCATCAGAGTTTATTTTGGAAGTGCagttccgaaatttgttaggtggtgtgtttcggaagtgcatttatGAACTGGCGCAATTTTCTTCATCAACAAATCAGCAACAATGTAGTGGAATAAGAGATGAAATGAAGATTATTTACCTAAAATTGTAGTTTTCTATGCCCTCTTTGGTATGATCAATCACTTGAAACTTGATTtggagacgaaaaatggattgaaaatgatggaggtttttgagagagtttgagtttTTGTTTGGaggaaaatgaatgaaat from Vicia villosa cultivar HV-30 ecotype Madison, WI linkage group LG4, Vvil1.0, whole genome shotgun sequence encodes the following:
- the LOC131598315 gene encoding uncharacterized protein LOC131598315: MVHPDNIVGDELVVPEGVNVDAKPNEPVNDVKTITVAVDIRPQFTNDMTFACREHVLDWVRNEASKLGFDIVILRFDNGSSRRKSFVVLNCERGEKHVRTNRVLKHDDMGSRKCACPFKLRVTCRIDGLCHFSVICRVHNHALETNLHGHPSACRLSREEKDVISELPTIKVAPRNILAI